The window GGAACGCAAATCGATATCGTCTGACACTTCGCCAGCTTCCTGGGATCCGATGTTGCCGAAAACTTCCCGGCTTTGACGACCGCCGCAACTTCGCCGTCGCTTATGTCGTCGATATCAGACTTGCCCGTATTCAGCAGCTTGACCTTGTCTTCGCTGATATCGAAACCGATCACGGTAAACCCGGCTTCGGCGAGCGAAATCGAGAGAGGTAAACCGACATATCCCAGACCGATTACGCCCGCGACCGTCTCGCGCTTTTTGATTCGTGCAATGAGCGCCTCGGCGGGCGAGGACGGTGTCCCTTTTTTGGTGGCCATATAACCTTTCTCCAGTGTATCGTGTCGGCTGACAGTTTACACGCTGGCTCTCCAGAATTCAAGGGTATCTTGTAGTGTTTGTTCTAGTCTGTATCGGGGTTCGAAGCCAACCTGTTTACGGGCTTTGTCGTAACTGCCCCGCATGACCGGTATTTCGGTCTTGCGAAGTCGGGCCGGGTCGACCTCGACAGAGATACTTTTAGTCGCCTTCTTCAGCAGAAGCTCCAAAATCCTCTTCACCGAAACCGCCCGCCCCGAGCACAGGTGGTAAGCCTCGCCCGGCCGCCCCTTTTCGGCCAGCAACCGGTATCCCCGGACTATGTCCCGCACGTCGGCAATGTCGCGCCGCGCCGATAGATCGCCAACCTTGATCACCGGCTCCTGCCGCGCGGCTTCGATAAGCGCAATCTGGCGGGCAAATGCGGGAATCACAAAGCTTTCCGCCTGTCGCGGACCGCTGTGGTTGAACGCCCGGGCGATTATCACCGGCAATCCGTACTGGCGATGATAGTACTGCACCAGGTGCTCGGCGCCCACTTTCGAAATACCATACGGCGATACCGGGTTAAAGGGCTGCTTTTCGGTCAGCGTCTTGTTGCGCGGCCGAACCGGACCGTAGCAGTCCGACGAACTGACAAATAACAACCGCTTGACGCCTCCGTGTTCCCGCGCCGCCTGCAGGAGGTTCAGCGTACCCTCAAAATTGATCCGGTAGGTCGCCCGCTCCTTCGAAAACGACTGTCCCACCGACGCAAGCGCCGCAAGGTGGAACACATACTCCGGTTCAACCTTGCCTATCACTTCTCGGCAGCGGTCGGCATTGAGGATGTCAAGCCGGTAAAGTGTGACCTGCTTTCGGATAGCCGAAAGATTGGTAAGCGGTTCGTTTTTGTAGACAGCGCCGGCGACCCTCCAGCCGTTACCGAGCAGTTCTTCGGCCAGATACGACCCGGCAAAACCGGCGATTCCGGTGATAAAGGCCGAGCGTCCCTTCATAGCCGCGGCGGATTGTCCTTCAGCAGCGCAACATCGGAGTCCACCATCATGTGTACCAGCTGCTCGAACGACACCGATGGCTCCCAGCCGAGCTTCTTTTTCGCGTGTGAGCTGTCTCCGAGCAGCAAATCCACCTCGGCTGGGCGTACGAAGCGCCGGTCGATAATCACATGCTTTTTGTAGTCGAGACCCACCCGTTCAAACGCGAGGCGGCAGAATTCCTCCACTGAATGCGTCTGTCCCGTCGATATCACGTAATCGTCCGGTGTGTCCTGCTGAAGCATCAGCCACATGGCGCGGACATAGTCGCCCGCGAATCCCCAGTCGCGTTTCGCATCGAGATTGCCCAGCGGCAGCTTGTCCGTGTAGCCGTGCTTGATCATGGCGACATAGTAGCTGATCTTGCGCGTGACGAATTCCAGACCCCGCCGAGGCGATTCGTGGTTGAAAAGAATCCCCGATGACGCGTGCATGTTGTAGCTCTCGCGGTAGTTCACCGTGATCCAGTGACCGTAGACCTTGGCCACCCCGTACGGCGAGCGCGGATAAAACGGCGTCCGTTCCGACTGCGGCACCTCGCGAACTTTCCCGAACATCTCCGATGAACTGGCCTGGTAAAACCGAACCTTCTTGTCGACCAGCCGAACCGCCTCGAGCATCTTCGTCACCCCGAGGGCATCGAATTCACCCGTCAGTACCGGCTGCAGCCAGCTGGTCGGGACAAACGACTGCGCGGCGAGATTGTAGACCTCGTCCGGCCGATGCTCTTCGATCAGGTTGACGATCGAAAGCTGGTCGAGCAGATCGGCCTGCACGAGCGTCAGGCGGTCTTTGATATGATTGATTCGTTCAAACGACTCGGTCGAGGCCCGGCGAACCATGCCGACGACGTCGTAGCCTTTTTCAAGCAACAACTCGGCGAGGTAGGAGCCGTCCTGGCCCGTAATTCCGGTGATCAATGCACGCATGATAACGTTCCTGTAAGCTAAGCGACAACACTAACGACACACTAGTATTATCGGCTTGGCAGGCAATATGTTAGCCCCTCCATTCAGGTCCGGTCAATATATACGAGACCTTATACGCCGTCAACCGGATTTAGATGAGAGGGGAGGGAGGGTGCGGATAGCGTGGAATGGGGGAGACAGAACGAAGTTCTGTCATACCCCGCCGCGGCGGCGTATCTATCTTCAACGTAGGGCAGGTCCCGAGTCCGCAGGGCCTGCCGCGGCAGCGGAATCCACCTTGGCCGAAAGTCCACGCCGCTTACCGCCCTCCAGACACTCCCCCCCGATTTTTGTTGATTCACCACCCCGCCATTTCGTACCTACACCCCATGACCCGTCGCAAAAAAACCAAACCCACCCTGCTCGCGCCCGCCGGCGCCTTCATCAAAAAAATCTCCGGGACCGATGCCCGCACCCGAAAGAAATACGTCCGGTGGGGGCTCTATTTCGCCGCCCTGCTCTTTGTCTATTCCGGGATGGTCGGTACCTATTCCTTCCCGCGGATTGTCCGGCTCGAACTGGAAAAACGCTCCCTGATTGAAGCCAACCGTAAGGAGTTGGTCAACTTGATCGACGCCGAGCGGGTCCGCAACCTGCTCCGCGATGATCCCCGCTATATCGAATCGATCGCGCGCACCCGGTACCACATGGTCTTTCCGGGAGAAACGATTTACCGCTTCCGAAGCCGGTAGTCCGCCATGCCGCTGGAGAAATCCGAGGCGATTATCCTCAAGTCGTTCAACTGGTCCGAATCGTCGCGGATGGTTGTCTTCTTCTCCGAGCAGTTCGGTAAACTCAAACTGACCGACCGCGGCGGCCGCTCCATGAAATCAAAACGCGGACGCCTCACCCCGTTCGCCCGCCTCGATCTCACCTTCTACCTCTCGGAGAAACAATCCGGCGGCTATATCTCGGATTCCGAGATGGTTGAACTGTTTTCCCTTGAACGCGACGGCACGCTCGGGCGGCTGGCCTACGCCTCCGCCGCGTGCGAACTGCTGTACCTGCTTGTGCCCGAACGCGAGGACCAGCCCGGACTCTACCGGTATGTCGTTTCCTACCTCCGGCTGACCGATACGGTGGACAAGCACTCCCTGCCGTCGCTGTTTATCTGCTTTTTTCTGCGCCTGCTTTCCCAGCTCGGGTACCACCCCTCGCTCGCGTATTGTGTCGCCTCGGGGGCGCCGGCAGAGGAATTCGTGCCGGAGGGCGCCGACGTGGCCTTTTCGGCCGAGCGGGGAGGGATTGTATCCCCTCCTTGCCAACGGCCCGGCGAGTATTATATTAGGCTCTCTTATGCCGGCTTCCACCACCTGAAGGCTCTGCAGACGGCGTCGCTGGCCGAAGCCGCCGCGCACCGCGTGACGTTCGCCGAGGCGGCGGTTATACTGGAGGCGCTGGCAAAATTCGTGCGGTACCAGGCTGACCTGCCGGCAAACCTCAAGTCGCTGGAATTCCTGGACAAGTTGAAAAAGACCCATGTAACGGACAAATGACACCGATGGCGAATCAGAAAAACGACGAATTGATGGACAAGCTGGTCTCGCTGTGCAAGCGGCGCGGCTTCATCTTCCCCTCCTCCGAAATCTACGGCGGCCTCACGTCATGCTGGGACTACGGCCCGCTCGGCGCTGAACTCAAGCGCAATATCAAAAACTTCTGGTGGGATACGATGACCAACCGCCGTGACGATATCGAGGGCCTCGACGCCTCGATCCTCATGCACCCCAAAGTCTGGGAAACCTCCGGACATGTCTCCGGCTTCAACGACCCAATGGTCGACTGCAAAACCTGCAAGGCCCGGTTCCGCGCCGACAAGCTGGCCGAGAGCCGCTGTCCCATGAAACCCTCGAAATCGCCGCTCGAATGCGGCGGCGAGCTGACCGAACCCCGCCAGTTTAACCTCATGTTTCGCACCCACATGGGTCCGGTCGAAGACAGTTCGTCCATCATCTACCTCCGCCCGGAAACCGCCCAGGGCGTCTACGTCAACTTCCTCAATGTCAAAAACTCGTCACGCCAGAAAATACCGTTCGGAATCGCACAAATCGGCAAAGCCTTCCGCAACGAGATTACGCCCGGCAATTTCATCTTCCGCACCCGTGAGTTTGAACAGATGGAAATGCAGTTTTTCGTCCATCCCGACGACGACGAAACGTGGTTCGAAACCTGGCGTGCGGAACGCTGGAAATACTACCGGGACCTCGGCATCACCGAAAGCAAGCTGCGCTGGCATGAACACGGACCCGGCGAACTGGCCCACTATGCCAAAAAAGCCTTCGATATCGAGTACGAATTCCCCTTCGGCTGGCAGGAACTCGAGGGCATCCACAACCGCACCGACTTCGACCTCAGCCGCCACATGGAGGCCTCCAAAAAAGACCTGCGCTATTTCGATGAGCGCTACACCGAAAAATTCGTGCCGTACGTCATCGAAACCGCCGCCGGCGTCGACCGCCAGCTGCTGATGGTGCTGTGCGACGCGTACGACGAAGTCGAGGTCAAAGGGGAGACCCGCGTCTTTTTGCGCATCTCACCGCGCATCGCACCCATCAAAGTCGCCGTCTTTCCGCTCGTCAAAAAAGAAGGAATGCCGGAGTACGCGCAGAAGGTCTATCAGGAACTAAAACGCACGTTCAAGGTCTTCTACGATGAATCCGGGGCGGTCGGTCGACGGTACGCCCGCATGGACGAGGCCGGCTGCCCGTTCTGCGTCACCGTTGACGGCCAGACGCTCGATGACGATACCATGACACTCAGGGATCGTGATTCGATGGATCAGGTGCGGATGAAAACCGCCGAGGTGATCGATTTCCTTGAGAAAAAAATAAGCGGCTGACCAGCCGCTGATTGGATTGAGCCGGCCGGGAGGGCACACCACCCCCTCGGCCGTTTTCATTCTCTGCTACGCCCCGGATTTCACATGCATCCTACAGTGACCAGGTGTGCCGTTCCAGCGCGTGAGCGATGTCTTCAATCGACGGGAACATACGCGGATTGCGCTCGCGCGGCTTGCTCCGCTGGTCCGTCAGTGTATGGCCGTTGATGATCAACGTCGGTGACTTGACTGGCTTCACCCTGTCGATCACACGGGCCAGAATACCGCGTTCGCGACAATACTTGTCGACAAACTCGCGCGCCTCTCGCTGTTGCGGGTCTTCCCTGGAGTAAATAAATCCAATTTCCATTTGAATCTCTCTCCCAGCACGTGTCCTGCCGCCAACTTCCGCTCTTCCGTCGCCGAAGTCAACAACAACCGCACCGTCGCCGTGTATCTCTTATAACGAACGAAACGCTGCGAAGGTGCCAATCCTGTGTCCGAAATCCGGATTTGTGCGTCGATTGTGGAGGTTTACCTTCCACGATGCACAATGTGCGCCGGCGCAACAAGTGCGACTCGCACAAAACGTTGCCCGCACGGTGCGCTGCGTAGACTCCGGCCCATCGCACTCCATATTGGACAAAAAAACCTTCATTGTGTCCGAATAGCGTTGACACAATCGTGCGCCGGACGTACCGTCTATATATCAACTCCAACGGTTGAAGCGTTTCAGATCGAATAGAGTCGAAAGGACGTGATCATGGTACACCAATTACCGGACCTGCCGTTCGCGCCCGATTCACTGGCGCCGCACATTTCGCAGGAAACCATCGATTTTCACTACGGCAAGCATCACCAGGCTTACGTCACCAAGCTCAACGAATTGATCCGCGGGACGGAGTTCGAAGATGCTCCGCTGGAGGATATCATCAAAAAGTCGACCGGCGGAGTTTTCAACAACGCCGCGCAGGTCTGGAACCACACGTTTTACTGGCACTGCATCAACGGAAAAGGCGGCGAACCCTCCGGCAAACTGGCCTCCGCGATCGACGCCGAGTTTCGCAGCGTCGGCGATTTCAAAGAGAAATTCACCGCACGGGCCGTCGGGACCTTCGGCTCCGGCTGGGCCTGGCTCGTCCGTAACGAGATCGGCGCCCTCGAAATCGTCAGCACGTCCAACGCCGGTAATCCCATGACCGAAGGCAAAAAGCCGCTGCTGACCTGCGACGTCTGGGAACACGCCTACTATATCGATTACCGCAACGACCGGCCGAAATACCTCGAGGCCTACTGGAATCTGATCAACTGGGAATTCGTCGCGACAAACTTCTGAGCCAAAACGGATTCGGACCATTCACATAGGGCCGGCCGGGGATTCCCCGGTCGGCCCTGCGGCTTTTAGTATTTTGTCCCTTCGCGCTACGTCAGGACTATCGAGACCTCGGAACGGCTCTCCACTCGGCCGATAGCCTCGGCCGGGAGGTCAGAGTCGCGAAGAGCTGCACTGAATTTCCCCGCAACCGCCTCCGGAACGGCGATCAGTAACCCCCCCGATGTCTGCGGATCAAACACGAGATGAATCACATTTGGATCGATCTCGCCTTCCACCCGGTACTTCCCGTTCAGGAATTCCCGATTGGCGTTGGCCCCGCCCGGGATCATCCCCGCCGCCGCCAGCTCCAGCACCGAGGGTAACTGTGGCAGGCTCGCGCCAAACAACCGCAGGGTCACCCCGGACGCTTCAGCCATTTCCAGCGAATGACCCATCAGTCCGTACCCTGTGACATCTGTCGCCGCGTGAGCCCCGTGCGACACCATCAGTTCCGAGCCGACCCGGTTCAACTTTGCCATTTCGTTGATCGCCGCCTGCGCCAGGTCCTCACCCACCAGATTCCGCTTGATCCCGGTGGTGATAAGCCCCGTTCCGAGACGCTTGGTCAAAAACAGAACGTCCCCCGCACGCGCCCCGGCGTTGGTGAAGACCCTGTTCGGATCGATCAGCCCGGTCACCGATACCCCGTATTTTAACTCCTGGTCGTTGATCGAATGACCGCCCACCACCACCGCCCCCGATTCGGCCACCTTGTCCGCGCCGCCGCGAAGAATCTCCGTCAGCACCCACGGCTCGAGCTTCCCTTTCGGAAAGCCCACGATATTCAGGGCGGTAATCGGCCTGCCGCCCATCGCATACACGTCCGACAGGGCGTTCGCCGCCGCAATCTGACCAAACGCATACGGGTCGTCGACAATCGGGGGGAAGAAGTCGACCGTCTGGACCAGCGCCTGCGTCTCGCTGATTCGAAATACCCCTGCGTCATCGGCCGTATTAAAACCGACCAGCAAATCGGGGTGGGTTGACTGCGACAGGCTCTTCAGTGCGTCCGCCAAAAACTTTGGCGCCAGTTTTGACGCTCAACCCGCACAGGCAACTTCGGCGGTGAGTTTGACCGTGATGTCTCTTCGCTTGTCGAGCATGCCGCTAATGTACGGCACGCGGGCGCACTTGGCAATCGGGAAGGGGCGAGCTCATTTCCAGCCGATCACCACCATCCGGATAGAGTTCTGATTGTACGCCGCGCCATCGGGCGACCCATAACACGCCGTCCGCGAAAACCCGCAATCCTGCATCAGCCGCTTCAACTCCGCCGCCGAAAACAACCGGTGATTCACTTTAAATTCGCGCATCCTGCCGCCCTTGATGAGGATCCACGTGTTTTCGATCCAGCTCCAGTCGCGGGTCACCGTCCGCTCTTCGAGCAGCAGGCTCCCGTCGTCAAGCCGCTGCCAGTTCCGCTCCATGAACACCTTCGCCAACCGCTCCTTGCCCAGAGTCTCGATTACCATGCATCCGCCGTCCTTGAGCGATGCGTGCATATTGCGCAGCACCACGCTGTCATCCTCGGGATCTTCGAAATACCCGAACGACGTATAGAAACTCAGGACCAGGTCAAAGGAGTTATCGCGGCGAAATGACCGCATGTCGCTCTGCACGAGCTCGATATCGAGACTCTCAGACCGAGCCTTCTCGCTGACCTTCTGCAGGTACGATTTGGTCCGGTCGACTCCGGTTACCCTGTACCCGCGACGCGCCAGCTCCAGCGTGTGACGCCCCGGTCCGCAACAAAGATCAAGCACCACGGCGCCACGCGTAAGCCCGGTGAGCGACTCGATGCCGTTGATATCATTCGGGACCGCCTCCCAGCGTACCGGCGTAAACAGGGCCGGCGCCAGCGCTTCCCAGAATTCGTCACTGTCGAACCACTGCTCGTCTGCATTCATAAAACGCCTCTCTACATTTCCCGGTAAAGAAGGAGAATTGCATCGATGATCCGTCCCCACCTCAATGTAATCGATCGAATCTACCCGATCAACACCTTTGCTGCCCTGCCCGGCCCTGTTCAAATCCTGAACACCGCTCGCATCCGCAAACTGCCAATCAAGCGGCAGGCGGATTGTCCGATATATACCTACATACGGCCCGGGCCGGAGCATGCCGGTCCGGCCGGCATCGTGGACGACAACGAGCAGGGATAGCGCGATTGACCGATGGCTTACTTTCTCAACAGGAGCCGGCTTGTCCGATTCATTGATCGGAGCCCGGTGACCTGCATCCGGACGGCCGTGACCGGCGGTTCCGGGAGCCGATGGGAGCGGATTCGATGAGCGATCAGCAGACAAACCTCCGTCTCGACGAAATACTCGTATTCGAGGGCCTGGTGAGCGAAGAGCAGGTCCGCGAGGCGCTGGCCTACCAGCGCGAGCACGGAGGCAAAATCGGCTCTCATCTCATGCGGGCGGGCCACATCACCGAATCCGGCCTGGTCAAGGCGCTTTCCACCAAGTTTGACTGCGATGGCGTCGTGCTGGCCGAGATGGTCGTGCCGACCGACGTGCTGCGCATGATCCCCGCCGATGTCGCCCTGGCCCGGCGCGTCCTGCCCTTCGACTACAATCCCGAGCACAACCTCCTGAAAGTCGCCTGCGAAGATCCCAAGGACGAACGGCTCATGAACGAGCTCAAGTTTGTCGCCCAGGGAAAAATCATC of the Candidatus Zixiibacteriota bacterium genome contains:
- a CDS encoding GDP-mannose 4,6-dehydratase, with translation MKGRSAFITGIAGFAGSYLAEELLGNGWRVAGAVYKNEPLTNLSAIRKQVTLYRLDILNADRCREVIGKVEPEYVFHLAALASVGQSFSKERATYRINFEGTLNLLQAAREHGGVKRLLFVSSSDCYGPVRPRNKTLTEKQPFNPVSPYGISKVGAEHLVQYYHRQYGLPVIIARAFNHSGPRQAESFVIPAFARQIALIEAARQEPVIKVGDLSARRDIADVRDIVRGYRLLAEKGRPGEAYHLCSGRAVSVKRILELLLKKATKSISVEVDPARLRKTEIPVMRGSYDKARKQVGFEPRYRLEQTLQDTLEFWRASV
- the gmd gene encoding GDP-mannose 4,6-dehydratase; its protein translation is MRALITGITGQDGSYLAELLLEKGYDVVGMVRRASTESFERINHIKDRLTLVQADLLDQLSIVNLIEEHRPDEVYNLAAQSFVPTSWLQPVLTGEFDALGVTKMLEAVRLVDKKVRFYQASSSEMFGKVREVPQSERTPFYPRSPYGVAKVYGHWITVNYRESYNMHASSGILFNHESPRRGLEFVTRKISYYVAMIKHGYTDKLPLGNLDAKRDWGFAGDYVRAMWLMLQQDTPDDYVISTGQTHSVEEFCRLAFERVGLDYKKHVIIDRRFVRPAEVDLLLGDSSHAKKKLGWEPSVSFEQLVHMMVDSDVALLKDNPPRL
- a CDS encoding septum formation initiator family protein, encoding MTRRKKTKPTLLAPAGAFIKKISGTDARTRKKYVRWGLYFAALLFVYSGMVGTYSFPRIVRLELEKRSLIEANRKELVNLIDAERVRNLLRDDPRYIESIARTRYHMVFPGETIYRFRSR
- the recO gene encoding DNA repair protein RecO, whose product is MPLEKSEAIILKSFNWSESSRMVVFFSEQFGKLKLTDRGGRSMKSKRGRLTPFARLDLTFYLSEKQSGGYISDSEMVELFSLERDGTLGRLAYASAACELLYLLVPEREDQPGLYRYVVSYLRLTDTVDKHSLPSLFICFFLRLLSQLGYHPSLAYCVASGAPAEEFVPEGADVAFSAERGGIVSPPCQRPGEYYIRLSYAGFHHLKALQTASLAEAAAHRVTFAEAAVILEALAKFVRYQADLPANLKSLEFLDKLKKTHVTDK
- a CDS encoding glycine--tRNA ligase — its product is MANQKNDELMDKLVSLCKRRGFIFPSSEIYGGLTSCWDYGPLGAELKRNIKNFWWDTMTNRRDDIEGLDASILMHPKVWETSGHVSGFNDPMVDCKTCKARFRADKLAESRCPMKPSKSPLECGGELTEPRQFNLMFRTHMGPVEDSSSIIYLRPETAQGVYVNFLNVKNSSRQKIPFGIAQIGKAFRNEITPGNFIFRTREFEQMEMQFFVHPDDDETWFETWRAERWKYYRDLGITESKLRWHEHGPGELAHYAKKAFDIEYEFPFGWQELEGIHNRTDFDLSRHMEASKKDLRYFDERYTEKFVPYVIETAAGVDRQLLMVLCDAYDEVEVKGETRVFLRISPRIAPIKVAVFPLVKKEGMPEYAQKVYQELKRTFKVFYDESGAVGRRYARMDEAGCPFCVTVDGQTLDDDTMTLRDRDSMDQVRMKTAEVIDFLEKKISG
- a CDS encoding Fe-Mn family superoxide dismutase: MVHQLPDLPFAPDSLAPHISQETIDFHYGKHHQAYVTKLNELIRGTEFEDAPLEDIIKKSTGGVFNNAAQVWNHTFYWHCINGKGGEPSGKLASAIDAEFRSVGDFKEKFTARAVGTFGSGWAWLVRNEIGALEIVSTSNAGNPMTEGKKPLLTCDVWEHAYYIDYRNDRPKYLEAYWNLINWEFVATNF
- the selD gene encoding selenide, water dikinase SelD, whose protein sequence is MLDKRRDITVKLTAEVACAGUASKLAPKFLADALKSLSQSTHPDLLVGFNTADDAGVFRISETQALVQTVDFFPPIVDDPYAFGQIAAANALSDVYAMGGRPITALNIVGFPKGKLEPWVLTEILRGGADKVAESGAVVVGGHSINDQELKYGVSVTGLIDPNRVFTNAGARAGDVLFLTKRLGTGLITTGIKRNLVGEDLAQAAINEMAKLNRVGSELMVSHGAHAATDVTGYGLMGHSLEMAEASGVTLRLFGASLPQLPSVLELAAAGMIPGGANANREFLNGKYRVEGEIDPNVIHLVFDPQTSGGLLIAVPEAVAGKFSAALRDSDLPAEAIGRVESRSEVSIVLT
- a CDS encoding class I SAM-dependent methyltransferase produces the protein MNADEQWFDSDEFWEALAPALFTPVRWEAVPNDINGIESLTGLTRGAVVLDLCCGPGRHTLELARRGYRVTGVDRTKSYLQKVSEKARSESLDIELVQSDMRSFRRDNSFDLVLSFYTSFGYFEDPEDDSVVLRNMHASLKDGGCMVIETLGKERLAKVFMERNWQRLDDGSLLLEERTVTRDWSWIENTWILIKGGRMREFKVNHRLFSAAELKRLMQDCGFSRTACYGSPDGAAYNQNSIRMVVIGWK